A single region of the Halarsenatibacter silvermanii genome encodes:
- a CDS encoding CvpA family protein, producing MNGLSLLDIFISLIILYFLVSGYRNGFISQTATIVGIIVSVYVAFKFYLPLADFAANYFDFSPAVIQFISFSLIFIIINVAVHMLGESLQAALEKFYLEPVDRAGGFILGAVKGVLLAYILVLVLNEIPITEVETFVENSHLAERFTELTPIFQDIIGDILD from the coding sequence TTGAATGGACTTTCGCTTCTGGATATTTTTATATCCTTAATAATTCTTTATTTTTTGGTCAGCGGTTACCGCAATGGATTTATCAGTCAAACTGCCACCATTGTAGGAATAATAGTATCTGTCTACGTGGCCTTTAAATTTTACCTGCCTCTGGCGGATTTTGCCGCTAATTATTTTGATTTTTCCCCGGCCGTCATCCAGTTTATAAGTTTTTCGCTCATCTTCATCATTATAAATGTGGCTGTTCATATGCTGGGGGAATCCCTGCAGGCTGCCCTGGAGAAATTTTACCTTGAGCCGGTGGACAGAGCTGGAGGTTTTATTCTGGGAGCGGTTAAAGGGGTTCTGCTGGCCTATATACTGGTTCTCGTACTCAATGAAATTCCGATCACGGAGGTCGAAACATTCGTGGAAAACTCGCATCTTGCCGAAAGATTCACAGAGCTGACCCCGATTTTTCAGGACATTATCGGTGATATACTGGATTGA
- a CDS encoding cell division protein ZapA gives MNNNESYNRKKYEVEILGETMPVTGELSLDYLNKLVEEVNGVGEEISAAYPTLPRRRLYGLTMLNLADKYFKSEQNRKKAEEKLTELEEENKELEQEMKRLREENEELLNLLQEVE, from the coding sequence GTGAACAACAACGAATCCTATAACAGGAAAAAATATGAGGTGGAAATTCTGGGAGAGACCATGCCTGTGACCGGGGAGCTTTCCCTGGATTATCTTAATAAACTGGTAGAGGAGGTTAATGGAGTGGGTGAAGAAATTTCTGCCGCCTATCCCACTCTCCCCCGGCGCAGACTTTATGGTCTGACCATGCTTAATCTGGCAGATAAGTATTTTAAATCTGAGCAAAACCGGAAAAAAGCTGAAGAAAAACTGACTGAGCTCGAGGAGGAAAACAAAGAGCTGGAACAGGAGATGAAGCGGTTGAGGGAAGAGAATGAAGAACTGCTAAATCTCCTCCAGGAGGTAGAGTAA